The sequence GGGAAATCAAGCAGGACATTGCCGCCAGCACGATAGACTATTGTCTGGCCTCCAATCACACCAGCTTTGCACCTCAATATGGGGACATCTATGTCAATCTGCGGGATGTCCTCTCCAAGCAGACGCTCGACGGTTTTGTACAATTGACCCTTTCCCATTCCACAGTTGATGGGAATTTGGTCCAGTTACCCCAACATTCAGATGTTTCCAATCTGTATTACATGCGAAATCTTTATGAGGACACTGGGAATCAGAAGAATTTCAAAACAAAGTTCGGCTACGACCTAAGTCCCCCAGACACTTGGAAAGAGGTCAAGGATCATGCGATTTTCTTTGCCGATCCTCCTAATTTCTATGGAACTCAGTTTGTAGGAAAGGACGAGGCAATCACAGGGCGTTTTTATGAAATGCTTGTGGCCGAAGGTGGACAATTTCTGAATGACAAGATGGACCCGGCCTTCAACTCACAAGCCGGGGTGAGAGCCCTTCAGTGGTTTGTTGATCTTTACAAAGCCAATGCGGTTCCCAAGGGAGTCCCAAATTATCTTTGGGATGACACAGGATTAGGTTTTGCCTCAGGTACAGTGGCGATGAATCTCGATTGGGCGGGTTGGGCTTCCTTCTTCAATGATCCAGCAAATTCCAAGGTAGCCAATAACATAGGCCTCGTCAGAGCACCCAAGGGCAGTTCGGGCAAACGAACAGGCTGGTCAGGTTCCCATTCCTTCTCAATCACCAAAAATTGCGACAATCCAGCAGCTGCGGCAAGCTTTTTGACCTTCCTGACCGACCATGACAGGCAAATGGTCGAAGCCCGTTGAGGGCTACTGCCAACAAGGACACAGGTTTGGAGTGATGCAGTAAAGGAGTTCGAAGCAAATGGGAACGCCTTTTTAGTAAATGTCTTTGAGACCTATTCGATGTCCATGGCTGAGGATGCTTTTACCCCCCCCCGCTGATTCCCGAGTGGATAGAGATCTCTAATGCGCTCTGGCCCAAGCTGCAAGCAGCTGTCATTGGGGAGAGTTCTGCCAAGGAGGCTCTTGATTCAGCCGCTAAGGAGGCCAGAAAAATTATGATTGAGGCTGGATACCTTTGATACTAAACAGGGCCTGGTGTTTGGCAGACGGGCCCCTACCTCTCACCACCTGATGATCCGCAGTCAAAATTTTATCAATACCAGCAAACGAAACACTTCTCTAGGAAAGTACACCGCCCCTGCACTGGAAAAGGGGTTGGATATCCTTGAATTTCTTGCCGACTTTCCAGAAGGGCTGAGCAAGGTTGACATAGCCAAAGGGCTAGGGCGCTCCTTGAATGAGATCTTCAGGATGGTTAGTGTTTTGGAAAAACGCGGTTATATCCTTTGTGATCCAGAGACAGAGCGCTATTCCCTCTCTCTCAAACTTTTTTCGATAGCCAATCGGTACCAACCCGCTCAAATGCTGGTCAAAAAGGCTCATCCTATGATGATGCAATTGTCTCAGGCGACCGATCAATCTTGTCATCTAGGTATCTTCCACAACGGCAAGATCCTGATCATTGCTCAGATGGATGCACCTTTCAATCACTCCTACAACGTCAAATTAGGAGCAGAGGTCAATGTCTTCTCTGCATCTTCTGGGATGATTCTTTTGGCCTACCAGACGGACGATACCCGTAACACAATGATTGACCAATGCCTCGACGCTCAGCATGTCGATCGAGACCAGCTGGCTCTGAAACTTAAAAACATCAGACGAATGGGTTTTGAAGAGGTAGAATCCTACATGGTCAAGGGAGTCTACAATTTATCAGCACCTGTTCTTGATCCCAACGGTAGAGCAGTAGCTGCCCTGACGATCCCCTTCCTGGCAAAATTGAATTCCACCATAAGTGAAAGGAAAAAAGCTAGAGCACAGCTAGTGAAGGTTGCAGGAGAACTGAGCAAGAGTATCGGTGGCACGGAATATCTGGAAATCTCATGAGCTATGGACAGAGCCGATGGACACCCTACCTCCTGCTGATGCCATCCTTTGTTTTTATCCTTGGGGTTGTCCTTGTTCCGCTGCTGTTTTCTCTCTACACCTCATTGACACCCTACAAGCTAACGAGGCCCAACACCCTGTATAGATTTGTGGGGCTCTTCAATTACGAAAATCTCCTCGAACATACAGATTTTTGGGAGGCTTTTGGAAGAACCGTTCTTTTTTTGACGATCGTTCTGAACCTCGAAATGCTCCTTGGCTTGTGAATCGCCCTGATGATCCTCCGGGTCATCCGTGGACAACACATCCTTAGGGCCATCATGATGTTCCCAATGATGTTCGCCCCTGTGTTAGTAGGCTTTCAGTTTAAATTCATCTTCAATGATAACATTGGCCTGCTGAACAATGCTTTGCAGGCCTTTGGCTACAATCAAGTGATCCCATGGTTAGTTGATGAATGGCTAGCGATGTTTTCCATCATGATCGCAGAAATATGAAATTCAACTTCAGTCTTCGCCATCTTGTTACTGGCTGGCTTGATGTCGATACCTAAAGATCCCCTAGAAGCGGCCAAGGTAGATAGTTGTAACCCCATACAGGTATTTTTCCACGTAACGCTTCCGTTTCTAACACCATTTATCTACATCGCCTTGACGATTCGATCTCTCGAAGTGGCAAGAGCTTTTGATATTGTCAAGATCATGGCCAATGGTGGTCCAGCTGGAAGAACGGAGTTGCTCTGGACCATTGTTGCCCGAACTGGCTACGAAAACGCCAGAATGGGAGAAGCCAACGCGATGTCCTATTTATCTGTTCTACTTTCAATTTTTTTCACAATTTTTTTCTACCGAAAGCTACAGCAGGCACGGCAGCAAGTAGGGGATCAATTATGAATTCGAAAAAATTAGGCGAACGACTCAATGCTCTTGGTCTAGGAGTCGTTATGCTCATTTTCAGTATCCCCGGACTCTGGGTGGTTTTGAATGCATTTCGTCCCAACCGAGAGATCCTGGCAAAGCCCACAGTCTGGATTCCAGAAGAACTGACCCTAATCAACTTCATCAACATGTTCGGATACGGGGAAATGGCAACAATCCCAGTCTGGAGTTATTTCTGCAACTCCCTAGTAATCTCTGTAACCAGTACCGTCATCGCACTCTTCGTAGGGATGATGGGTGGATATGCATTTGCCCGCTATCGTTTCTGAGGCAAGGGTTCCATCTTTGTTCGTTTGATGTTGTCACGGGCGATTCCTGGAATCTCTCTAAGTCTACCAATCTTTATGCTCTGGTCTTGGATTGGACTGATCGACACTTCTCTAGGATTGATCGTAATTTATGTGGCGATGAATATTCCCTTCATTGTCTGGCTGACAGATGGGTATTTCAGACAGGTACCCTATGAATTGTTTGAAGCCGGAGTCATGGATGGTTGCAGCCGCTGGCAGGCCTTCTGGTTGATCGAGTTTCCACTTGCCAAATCTGGATTGGCCTCTGCTGCCATCTTTGCCTTTCTGGTTTCCTGGAATGAATTTGCCCTGGCCACGCAACTGACTAGGAGCACAGATTCAAAAACTCTCACTGTAGGTCTGATGGATTTCACTGCACAGTTTACCATCGATTGGGCGGGAATGTGCTCGATGGCAGTTATTATTATCATCCCTGCTGTTTTGTTGACGTTTTTGGTCCAGAAACAATTTATCTCAGGCCTGACTTTCGGGGGAGTAAAAGGATGAATATCGTGCTCAAATTTTAGGGAGACTAATGGCGAAAATTCAACAGATTCAGCTTCAATTGGTCAACCTTGATCCGAAGGTCAAGCGTACGGATGCAATCCAGTCCTTTGTCACCCAAGAGACCCCGATTGTCTCCATCATCGATGAAGATGGACAAACAGGCATCGGTTACACCTACACCATCGGTACAGGAGGCACTTCTGTCTTCTACCTGCTCAAAGATCATCTGCTGCCCCAACTGATTGGAAGAGATGCCGAGGACATCGAGAGCATCTGGAAAGATCTCCACTTTCATACACACGCTACCGCTGTTGGTGCTATCACCAGCCTCGCACTCTCTGCCA comes from SAR324 cluster bacterium and encodes:
- a CDS encoding IclR family transcriptional regulator; this translates as MFGRRAPTSHHLMIRSQNFINTSKRNTSLGKYTAPALEKGLDILEFLADFPEGLSKVDIAKGLGRSLNEIFRMVSVLEKRGYILCDPETERYSLSLKLFSIANRYQPAQMLVKKAHPMMMQLSQATDQSCHLGIFHNGKILIIAQMDAPFNHSYNVKLGAEVNVFSASSGMILLAYQTDDTRNTMIDQCLDAQHVDRDQLALKLKNIRRMGFEEVESYMVKGVYNLSAPVLDPNGRAVAALTIPFLAKLNSTISERKKARAQLVKVAGELSKSIGGTEYLEIS